From the genome of uncultured Bacteroides sp.:
ATCGGTAAGAAAAGGGACAAAGAGTACCTGCATTCCCTGATCGGCCATGATACGCGTCAGTTCCGGATATTCCACGTCATAGCAAATCAGTATTCCTATCTTCGCGCAATCGGTGTCAAAGGTTTTAATAACCTTTCCGCCTGAAAGCCCCCAGCTTTTAGTTTCATCGGGAGTAACGTGAATTTTCTCGTAAGTATCAAAGGTGCCATCTCGGCGGCATAGGAATCCCACATTGTAGAGGTCATTTCCACGAAGCTGCGGCATGCTTCCGGTAATTATATTAATATTATAGCTGATTGCCAAGTTTATAAAGCGCTTCCTCATCTCATTAGTATATTTGGCAAGCTCGCGAATGGCCTGAGATTCACCCAAGTGATTGAATTTTGCCATCAATGGTGCATTGAAATACTCCGGGAAAAGTACAAAATCACTTTTATAATCGGAAACAGCATCCACAAAGAATTCTACTTGTTCAAATACATCGTCAATTGTCTTGTAAGCACGCATCTGCCATTGCACCAATCCCAGTCTGATAGTGGTTTTTTGAGGGACAAACTCTTGTGTTGGTGGCTGATAATAAATATTATCCCATTGCAAAAGGCATGCATAGTGACAAGATTCTTCGTCATTAGGTAGATAGTTTGTCATCACCTTACGCACGTGAAAATCGTTTGATAACTGAAAGGTAAGTACCGGATCGAAGATCTCTTTCTTACTGACTTTATGTATATACTCCTTAGGACGCAAATCCTGAGCATATTTGTGATAATTTGGTATTCTACCACTAAACATGATAGCCTTCAGGTTCAGCGTTTCACAAAGTTCTTTGCGGTAATCATACATTCTTCTGGCTAGTCTGAGGCCACGGAATTCAGGATGAATAAAGACCTCTATACCATAGAGAATGTTTCCCTCCGGATTATGAGTATTAAAAGTTTCCTGTCCTGTAACAGAAGCGTAAGTATGATCGTTTTTCACCATATCGTAATCAACGATAATGGAAAGCGCACATCCCACTATTTTGTTATCTACAACCACCACAATCTGTCCTTCCGGAAAGATTGTGATTAACTTTTCTATTTGTTCACGCGACCAAAATACGTCGCTTCCATCTGAATATGTTCTGGTAAATGATTGTGAGAGTTGGGCATAATCGTCCAGCTGCAGAGAACGTATTTTTACTTTGCTTATTTTATGCATAGGTTCCATAGCTGATACATTTTATTTGATATATAAATAACAAAAGTATAGTAAATAATCCGAATAACATTCGCTTATGGTTAGATTTCTGCTTTTATTGATCTGGTTCTATTGGAACAGATAACTAGTTTTAAAGATTCTCTTGTCGTTATTAGTTTATTAAAAGGTGATTTTACATCAAATTGCATAGGATAAAAGTCACATAGCTAGCAAAGAAACAACTATATTTGTTTCTTGAAAATTATTATATCCCTTTGTTAAAATAGAGAATTAATACACCATGAAACACATATTCCGTCCATTCTTGCTATTTATTTGCTGTGAAGCTACCTTTTCTCCTGTCTTTGCCGAAGACTTTCCTTTAATAATGCAAGGCAAAACAAATACTGTTTATTTAAATAAGAACGAAAAGCCGGTAGTACAAACAGCTATGGACATGTTTTTATCGGATATGCAAGAGGTATCAGATAAGAAACCTGCAACTGAGAATTCACTTGATAATGCTTCAATAATTGTTGCAACAATCGGAAAATCGAAAGAGACAGATGAATGGCTGAAAAAACAAAACATTTCTACTGCAGATATAAAGAACAAATGGGAAGCGTTTAAAATTGAAGTTATTCAAAAGAATAATCATTCTTACCTGGTAGTATTGGGAAGCGATGAACGAGGCACTGCTTACGGAATATTGGAACTCTCACGTATAATAGGTGTTTCTCCATGGTGCTGGTGGGCTGATTCTGCACCTGTTAAGAAAAAAAACCTTAGTCTTCCCGAAGGTTATGTGAATGTACAGCAACCATCCGTACAGTTCAGAGGAATTTTCCTGAATGATGAAGATTGGGGATTAATGCCGTGGAGTAGCAAGAACTTTGAAGCAACCCCTGTAAAAGGTCAGATTGGCCCTAAAACTTACGCTAAAATATTCGAATTATTGTTGCGTCTTCGTGCAAATACCATTTGGCCCGCTATGCACGAATGTACCGTTCCGTTTTATTTTGTGAACGGCACAAAAGAAATGGCCGATAAATATGGAATTGTCATGGCAACTTCTCATTGTGAACCGTTAATGAGGAACAGTGCCGGAGAGTGGGATGCTAAGAAATACGGTCAATATAATTACCTCACTAATAAAGATTCTATTATATATTACTGGACTGAACGGCTGAAAAAGGTTGGCCAGTCAGAGAATATCTATACGATTGGAATGAGAGGTGTACACGACGGGCAGATGCAGGGAGTAAAAACACTGGATGAGCATACCAAAGCTTTAAATCAGGTAATTCAGGACCAGAGAAACTTATTATCTCGCTACGTTAATGCCGATGTAACCAAAGTGCCTCAGGTATTTGTGCCATACAAAGAAGTATTAAGTGTATACGATAATGGATTACAAGTGCCGGATGATGTAACATTGATATGGTGCGATGATAACTATGGTTACATAACCCGACTTAGCAATGAACAGGAAAGACAGAGGAAGGGTGGATCGGGTGTTTATTATCATATCTCTTATTGGGGACGTCCGCACGATTATTTGTGGCTTTGCACTACTTCACCGGCTCAGATTTATACAGAAATGAAACGTGCCTGGGATTATGGCGCACAAAAACTATGGATTCTAAATGTAGGCGATATTAAACCGGGAGAATATGATATTGAATTCTTTATGGATTTGGCATGGAACATTAATAATGTTCATCCAAACAATATTTCCCGGCATTTAGAGAACTGGCTTACAAGAGAATTCGGTTCTGAAGCTGGAAGTGAACTGACTCCATTGATGGATAAATATTATCAGTTGGCCGATATTCGTAAACCGGAACACATGGGCTGGAGCAGAGTTGAAGAACCATCCGTTCCAGGAAATAAAACTCCGGTAATTGATAGTGAATTTAATCCGTTTGCTTTTGGTGATGAGTTGCAGAAACGTGCAGATGAATACTCTGTTCTGGCAAATAGAGTGAAAGAAATTGGTGAGAAAATCCCGGTTGAACAACGCGAAGCATATTTCGAACTTGTTCAATATCCCGTTTGTAGTGCCGCTGCTATGAATCATAAACTCTTGTATGCACAAAAATCCCGCTTTTTTGCTCGTTACAATCTGCTTGCAGCTAATGAATATGCCAGCCTGAGCACTAAAGCTTTCAATGAGATTGCTCAAATGGCGCAGACTTACAATACGGATATTCAGGATGCTAAATGGAACAGAATGATAGATATGAAGCCTCGTAATCTGCCGGTTTTCCAACCTTCTGTATTACCCGATAAAATACTTTCCCAGCCATCTGCTCCGGCTTTGGTTTGGATAGAGGGCGACAGTATCCCATTGGAAATAGAATGTCCGGTTAATCTTATTACTTTGGTACGTGGTGCGGATAATCAAACGTTTATATCGTTATTCAACAGAAGTAATAAACCAACTGAATGGAAGGTGGAAAAGGCTCCAGAATGGTTAAAGATTAAGGAGGTAGATACGACACTAAAGTTTGAGAAAAAATTAGTAGTCAGTGCCGACTGGAAACAAATTACTGATGATTTCTTAGGTATTTGCTTGTTGACTGTAGATGATAAAATGTACCAGTTAAACGTATGTACGCAGAATATAAGTCCCGGCATAATGACCGAAGCAAACGGAATGATTGCCTGTAATGCGGCAGATTATAAATCGGCATCAAAGGGAACTCAGGTTATTCAGGGATTGGGACACAGTGCAAAAGCTGTTTCTCTTCCACAAAATGGTGAAATAACTTATGATATTTACACAACTTCTATCGGAGAAGTGGCATTGAAAGTGGCATTAATACCGGGACATCCAGTAAA
Proteins encoded in this window:
- a CDS encoding glycosyl hydrolase 115 family protein, giving the protein MKHIFRPFLLFICCEATFSPVFAEDFPLIMQGKTNTVYLNKNEKPVVQTAMDMFLSDMQEVSDKKPATENSLDNASIIVATIGKSKETDEWLKKQNISTADIKNKWEAFKIEVIQKNNHSYLVVLGSDERGTAYGILELSRIIGVSPWCWWADSAPVKKKNLSLPEGYVNVQQPSVQFRGIFLNDEDWGLMPWSSKNFEATPVKGQIGPKTYAKIFELLLRLRANTIWPAMHECTVPFYFVNGTKEMADKYGIVMATSHCEPLMRNSAGEWDAKKYGQYNYLTNKDSIIYYWTERLKKVGQSENIYTIGMRGVHDGQMQGVKTLDEHTKALNQVIQDQRNLLSRYVNADVTKVPQVFVPYKEVLSVYDNGLQVPDDVTLIWCDDNYGYITRLSNEQERQRKGGSGVYYHISYWGRPHDYLWLCTTSPAQIYTEMKRAWDYGAQKLWILNVGDIKPGEYDIEFFMDLAWNINNVHPNNISRHLENWLTREFGSEAGSELTPLMDKYYQLADIRKPEHMGWSRVEEPSVPGNKTPVIDSEFNPFAFGDELQKRADEYSVLANRVKEIGEKIPVEQREAYFELVQYPVCSAAAMNHKLLYAQKSRFFARYNLLAANEYASLSTKAFNEIAQMAQTYNTDIQDAKWNRMIDMKPRNLPVFQPSVLPDKILSQPSAPALVWIEGDSIPLEIECPVNLITLVRGADNQTFISLFNRSNKPTEWKVEKAPEWLKIKEVDTTLKFEKKLVVSADWKQITDDFLGICLLTVDDKMYQLNVCTQNISPGIMTEANGMIACNAADYKSASKGTQVIQGLGHSAKAVSLPQNGEITYDIYTTSIGEVALKVALIPGHPVNGGDIRYAVSIDDEKPQIVSYKTGFRTEPWKINVLRNQSLNTTLHKINIPGKHTIRISALDPEVIVDQLMLDFQKGRKFYQIPVEATMNK
- a CDS encoding bifunctional GNAT family N-acetyltransferase/carbon-nitrogen hydrolase family protein, which encodes MEPMHKISKVKIRSLQLDDYAQLSQSFTRTYSDGSDVFWSREQIEKLITIFPEGQIVVVVDNKIVGCALSIIVDYDMVKNDHTYASVTGQETFNTHNPEGNILYGIEVFIHPEFRGLRLARRMYDYRKELCETLNLKAIMFSGRIPNYHKYAQDLRPKEYIHKVSKKEIFDPVLTFQLSNDFHVRKVMTNYLPNDEESCHYACLLQWDNIYYQPPTQEFVPQKTTIRLGLVQWQMRAYKTIDDVFEQVEFFVDAVSDYKSDFVLFPEYFNAPLMAKFNHLGESQAIRELAKYTNEMRKRFINLAISYNINIITGSMPQLRGNDLYNVGFLCRRDGTFDTYEKIHVTPDETKSWGLSGGKVIKTFDTDCAKIGILICYDVEYPELTRIMADQGMQVLFVPFLTDTQNGYSRVRICAQARAIENECFVVIAGSVGNLPRVHNMDIQYAQSGVFTPCDFAFPTDGKCAEATPNTEMILVSDVDLNLLNELHTYGSVRNLKDRRNDLYELKLKK